The following nucleotide sequence is from Pseudomonas sessilinigenes.
CAGGGTCAGGTTGTTCACCGAAAAACCGGCCAGGTACATCACGCCAAAGGTCCCGACCAACGACAACGGCACGGCAATCGATGGGATCAGCGTCGCACTGGCCCGGCGCAGGAACAGGAACGTCACCATCACCACCAGGGCGATGGCGATGAGCAACTCGTGCTGTACGTCGTTGACCGAGGCGCGGATGGTCTGGGTACGGTCGGTGAGCACGGTGACATCCAGGCCCGCTGGCAGGTTGTCGGTGATGCTCGGCAACATCGCCTTGATCCGGTCCACCACCTCGATGACGTTGGCCCCGGGCTGGCGCTGGATGTTCAACAACACGGCCTGGTTCTCGTTGGCCCAGGCCGCCAGGCGTTCGTTCTCGGCACCGTCGACGATCTCGGCGACATCCTTCAGGCGCAGTGGCGCACCGTTCTTGTAGGCCAGGATCAGCTCGGCATAGTCCTTGGGCGAAGTCAGCTGGTCGTTGGCGTCGAGCATCGACACCCGGGTCGGGCCGTCGAAGTTGCCCTTGGGCTGGTTGACGTTGGACGCGGCAATCAGGGTGCGCACGTCCGACAGGTTCAGGCCGTTGGCCGCCAGGGCCTCCGGGTTGACCTTGATCCGCACGGCCTGGCGCTGGCCGCCGGCGATGCTGACCATGCCCACGCCGCTGATCTGGGCGATCTTCTGCGCCATGCGGGTGTCCACCAGGTCATTGAGCTTGGGCAACAGCATGGTCTTGGAGGTGATCGCCAGGGTCAGCACCGGGGTGTCCGCAGGGTTGACCTTGTTGTACACCGGCGGCGCCGGCAGGTCCTTGGGCAACAGGTTGGTGGCCGCATTGATCGCCGCCTGTACCTGCTGCTCGGCGACGTCCATGTTGATGTCGAGGCTGAAACGCAGGGTCAGCACCGAAGCGCCACCGGAACTGGTGGAGGCCATCTGGGTCAGGCCCGGCATCTGCCCGAACTGGCGCTCGAGCGGCGCGGTCACCGCGCTGGTCATCACATCCGGGCTGGCCCCCGGGTATAGGGTCATGACCCGGATGGTCGGGTAATCCACCTGGGGCAAGGCCGAGACCGGCAGCAAGCGATAGGCGATCAGGCCGGCCAGGACAATGGCCAGCATGCTCAGGGTGGTGGCTACCGGACGGAGGATGAACAGCCGCGAGAAATTCATGCGCCGGCCTTTTGTGCCTTGCCAGCAACTGGCGCTGCATCGGGCGCCGTGGCACTGGCCGAACCTGCGGGCTGGCCTTGCAGGTGCTCGGTGGGAGTGGTCGGCACGTCGATGGCGTCATTGACCACTTCCACCTCGCTACCGTCCTTGAGGCGGTCGGTGCCTTCCATCACCACCCTGTCGCCGGCCTTGAGGCCTTCGGTGATCACCGTCGAGTCACCGTTGCTGGCGCCCACCTTGAGCGTCCGGATCTTGACCTTGTTGTCCCCATCCATGGCATAGACGAAGGTGCCGTTGGTGCCGAACTGGATCGCCGCCGAAGGCGCCAGCACCACATTCTTCAAAGTATCGGCCAGCAGGCGCACGTTGACGAACTGATTGGGGAACAGGCCCTGGTCGCGGTTCTCGAAACGGGCCTTGAACTTGAGGGTGCCGGTGGTGGTGTCGATCTGGTTATCCAGGCTTTGCAATACGCCGCTGGCCTGCAGCTTGACGTCGCCCCGGTCCCAGGCTTCCACCGGCAGCTTGGCGCCGCCGTGGTAGCGATTGAGCACGGTTTCCAGGCTGTTTTCCGGCAGGGTGAACGCCACGCTGATCGGTTGGGTCTGGGTGATGATCACCAGCGCCGTGGTGTCATTGGCCGCCACCAGGTTGCCGACGTCCAGCTGACGCAAGCCCAGGCGGCCGGCGATAGGCGCACGGATCTGGGTGAATTCGAGGTTGAGCTTGGCATCGTTGACGGCCGCCTGGTTGGTCTTGACGGTCCCCTGGTACTGGCCCACCAGCGCCACGGCATTATCCAGGGTCTGCTTGGCGACACTGTCCTGGGCGTACAGCCCCCGATAGCGTTCGAGGTCAATCTGGGCATTCTTCAACTGCGCCTGGTTCTGCAACAGCGTGCCTTCGGCCTGGAGCAAGGCGTTCTGGTAAGGCCGCGGATCGATCTGGGCCAGCAGGTCGCCGGCCTTGACCATCTGCCCTTCCTCGAAGTTGACCTTCACCAGCTCCCCCGCCACCCGGCTGCGTACATTGATGGTGTTCAGAGCGGTCACTGTACCAAGGGCCTTGTAGTACAAGGCGAAGTCTCCCTGGGTCACCGGCAGCACCCGCACCGGGATCGGACCACTGGCGCCACCAAAACCGGGGCGCATGCTGCCACTGCGCCCGGTATGCCCGGTAGCGGCCTTCTGAGCCGCCGCCTCCTTGTGGGTGCTGCCGGCCGGCCAGAATTTCCAGCACAGGCCGGCGACCAGCAGCAGGACGAACAGGCCGAACAGCCAGCGACGGGAGTTGCGGGTAGCAGAGGATTGCATGGAGTGATCAACCATTGGGCGCGTGGAATCGGTCTATTCAAGAAGGCTGAAAGATAAGCACTAGAGCGGTTTTAGCAAAGCGCCTTTACCGGCAATTTACCTTTGCCTGACGTTTTAACGTTCAGTTCTAACTTACTGAAGCACAAATAAAAACGGCCTGGACAGGCCAGGCCGTGAATAATTGTAAAAGCGCTTACTTGAGCACGGCCAGAGCGGCGTCGTAGTTCGGCTCTTCAGCGATCTCCTTGACCAGCTCGCTGTGCAGCACTTTGTCGTTTTCATCCAGCACCACCACGGCGCGGGCAGTCAGCCCGGCCAACGGGCCATCGGCGATGGCCACGCCATAGTTCTCGATGAATTCGCGACCACGCAGGGTCGACAGGTTCTGTACGTTTTCCAGGCCTTCGGCGCCGCAGAAGCGGGCCTGGGCGAACGGCAGGTCGGCGGAGATGCACAGCACCACGGTGTTGGCCAGGTCATTGGCCTGGGCATTGAACTTGCGCACCGATGTCGCGCAGGTCGGCGTATCGACACTTGGGAAGATGTTCAGCACCTTGCGCTTGCCGGCCAGGCTGGCCAGGGAGACATCGGCCAGGCCGGCGCCCACCAGGGAGAACGCTGGGGCCTTGGAGCCCACTTGTGGCAGTTGACCATTAACCTGGACCGGATTGCCTTTGAGGGTAACTTGAGCCATGAACGGAGTCCTTTTTCAGCAGAGGAAATAAAACAGCATCGAGAAATGATCGAGAGGCCGAAGTTAAGCATGAAACGCTTCAGGCACCTATGCCCGGCAGAACAAATTGTCCGACACGCCCTGCGCCTGCCAAAGAGACGCCAATCGTGCCGAATCGATGACCAGGAGCAGCCCCGACAGCATGGCGAACCGCAAGCTCCTTCTCGCCCAAGAAAAAGAGCACCCGCCAGGCCAGGTAACCGGCTCTCGAAACGGGGCAAAGGGCTACAATCCAGCGCCATCAATAAGAACAATTTACATCATATAAATCACATAATTAATTGTTTTATATAGATTTTTATCAATCTAGAAAACACATTAAATTAACCATACAAACTACATTGAAATAATTACAAATCACTTTAATATCAATCATCGCGCGATACGGGGTGCCACCCACCCTGCCGGCGGTTTTTTCTCGTGAAACACGTCCACTCAGTAGTATCATCACGCCATTATCGATCCTTGCCGCGGTTTTCATGGAGTCGTACCGCCCAATGAGTTGCTGGACCCTGCTTGGCCTACCGGCCACCTCCGATACCCGCTCCATCAAGCGCCACTACGCCAAACTGCTGAAACAGACCCGCCCGGACGAAGACCCGGAGGGTTTCCAGCGCCTGCGCGACGCCTATGAGCAGGCCTTGGAGCAGGCCCACTGGATGACCGAGGCCGAAGGCGAGGACATCCCGCAACCGGCGCCCTGCCTCGACGACCTCCCAGTACTCCAGGCCCCGGCACCACTGTCTCCGGCACAACGGGTCGCACCGCTGCTGGAAGGCATTCGCATCGAGCAACTGGATCAACGCCATCGACAGGCCCTGGAGGCCGACTGCCTGCTGGAGTTCGAGCTGGGCTTGCTGCGCCATTGCGTGGAGCACCCCGAACAATCCAGCCAACTGCTGGCCTGGGCCCTGGGTACTTTCCACTGGCTCACCGCCTGGCAACGCCTGGAGCTGCCGGAGTACCTGACCGACACGCTGTTGCAACAATGCCGACAGGCCCTTGAGCAACCCTTGCGCGAGGCCCTGGAGCACCAGGACGCCGAGGCCTTCACCCACGTCTATGCGGCGCACGCGCAACAGGACTGGTTGCACAGCCTGGACCAGCGTCAATGGTTCAACCAATGCCTGGCGACGATGTTGCTGGAAAGCCCCTACTGGTCCAGCGAGGTCTTCCGGGCTGTCTGCGCCGGCCAGGGTTGGCAGGAGGGCAAGGACAACGCCTGCCCACCCCAGGCATGGCAGCGCCTGCTGGAGCGCGATGAGGCCCCAGTGTTCATTGCCCGCCAGCGGACCCTGGCCACACAACCGCCGGCATCCCCCGAGCAACGAGCCGCCTACCTGTTGCTGGCGCCCATCAGCCTCGGGCGCCGCCGGGCCTTCGCCCGACGCCTGAACGAAGAAGACTGGGCCAGCTGTCGCAAACTCAGCTCCCGCCTGCATGCCGACCATCCACTGCTCGCCGCCCAGATGCCGGGCAGTACGCCATTCTTCTGGCGCGACTGGGAGTTCGCGTTCAATTCCTGGCCGATGTACCTGGCGCTGTTCAGCGCCTGCCTGGCCGGAGCCTTGGCCCGCTATGCCCCGCAAAGCAACAGCCTGGGAGAGATCATCGGAGTCACGCTGTTCTGGAGTGCCTGCTTCGCCGCCTCCGCGGCGCTCCTGCATTGGCTCTGGCAACCCCTGGCCCATCGCCTGTGGGCCCGTGATCATCGTCTCGGCAGCCGCCTGCCGAGCTGGCTGAATCCCAACCAGCGCTTGCTGCCCCTGCGGGACCTGTTACCGGTAGCCGTGCTCGGCCCGGTCCTGGGTTACGTCTGCGGCCCAATCAGCGCCTTGGTTTACCTGGCGGTCCTGCCGAGCATCGCTCTGGTGCGCAACATCGAGTTCAAGCACGGCATGCCCTGGCGTCAGCTCGCCCCCTGGCAACGACGCCTACTGGGCGGCCTGGGCTGCGTGCTGTTGGCCGCCGGCCTGCTGGCGATCAAGCTGCTGGGCGACTACGGCACGGTCACCGCTAACCAGGGCCTGCAACAATGGAGCGAACGCCTGTGCGCACGGATGCCAGCCAACGCCCCTGACTGCGCCGCGCCGGCCACCCGCGCCCAGTGGTACGGCCGGGAGGGCACGCCATGAACCCCAATTGGTTATTTCCGATCGGCCTGGGCCTGAGTTTAGCCCTGTTCGGGCTGGCCGGTTCCAGCAAGCAGTTGGGACAAATCGATCTCTGGCTCGATCACCGGGACAGCCCCTATACCGCCCAGGCCAACGCCCTGAATCCGATCATCGATTGCATGAACCAGGTGGATGTACCCTGGCGCGCAGTGCACCAAGCCTATCTGGCCGAGGGCAAGCCGCGCTCGGCGGCCCCTGGAGCCTATGACCTGCGCAGCCAGGGCGGGCCGGACATCGACCTGGCCTATCGCAGCTCCTGCAGCGGTGACATTGGCGCCAAGCTGCGCAGCCTCGACCCCGAAAGCCCCCTGCTGGCCGCCACCGAGCGCTACCAACAAGTGCTTGCGCGCTTCGTCGCCCTGACCGGGGACGCACACCTGCACCGCCTGGGCCTCGGCCGAAGACTGGATGAAGCACAGCTCGATGAACGGGTACGGCAACTGGAGATCCAGGCCCCGGACTATCTGCAAGCCTCGAACGCTGTGCGCCAGTTGCTACAGCCGCAGGATATCGAGCACCGCCCCCAGCAGTTGCAGCGCCTGGAGCAGCGCCTGGGCCGTAACGTCCACTGGGCTTTGCTCAACTACATGATCCAGGCCCGAAGCACCATGGACCTGCTCGACCATGGCATTCGCCAGCGCACCCTGACCCCGGCGCAATTGACCCAAGCCACCCAGGAACTACGCCAGGCCTGGGATGCCCGGCAACAGTTCATCGGCGGAATCCAGGACAAGGACACCCGCGAGGCCCTGTACCTCTGGCAACTGATCGCCGCTCCCAGCCAGCATTACCTGCAGGCCCTGGACACCCTGCACCGGGACTGGCTGCAGCACGCCGAACCGCAGCGCCTGAGCGAGGACTTCCACGCCGTGGCCCAGGGCTACGACCAGATGCTCTATCACTACAACCAGCTGGCGCGTAGCCGTTATTGAAAGCGCTGCCCAAGCCAGGGCAGCACTGCCCGACTCATTTGTTCTTCAGTTGCACATAGGACTGGTGCAGGTCCGAGGCCCAGCTGTCGATGACGCTCTTCACATCGCTGGCCTGCATCACCTGGGTGTCGTTATCCAGGGACTTCCCGGTGCCCTTGCGCACCACTTCGGCGATCACTCGGTTGCTGCCACCATCGAGGAAGGCCGCCTCGGTACCCAGGGTGGTCTCCTGGTCACGAATACCACTGGCCGTGCTGACCGCAGCCGCGACCAGGGCGATGGGGATGATCTCGTAGGGCTTGAGCCCCTCGGTCTTGCTGCTCACCGCAGTAATCGCGGCCCGTACCACCACCACGCCAGGTCCTGGCCCTGTGGCCAGCGACATGGATTTGCCAAGCTCGCGCTTGAGCGCCTCATCGTAGTAGCGGGTGATACCGGACAAGGTGCTCTGGGGAATCTTCACCGTCGGCTGCGGTTGCGGGTAGAACTGGGTCGGCTCGATGTACACGCTGGTATAGCGGTCCAACTTGAGCTGGGGATCGATCCAGCGCATCACCTGTACCCCGGAGGGCGACTTGGCCTGCTTGAGCAGGCTGTAGTCGCTTAGAAACCCGGAGTAGTCCTCGGGCCGGGTCTCGTGGCTGGAGCAGCCCACCACTGCGAGGGAGGCAAGGCACAGGGTGCCAAGGGTCAGTGCAAGCTTCATGGATAACTCCTGTAGGTGAAGCAGCCATGGACTGGCTAGGGGAACTACAGGTATAGCCAAAAGCCTTGGCTTGCGCCGCCAACCTGTGGGGCGACACAGGAATTGGGCAAGGAACCTAGCGTCGGCGGAACAGCGGTCGCGGCTCGATCACCGAGCGCCCATACAGCACGCTCATGCCGGCCAGCCCCTTGAGTGCGTCCAGGGCGCATTTGTCCTCGCGCACGGCAAAACTGTCGAAACCGCACTGGCGCATATGGCTCAACTGGTCACGCAGCACATCGCCAATGGCCCGCAGTTCCCCACTCCAGCCCAGGCGAGTGCGCAACAGGTACGCCTGGCTGTAGCCCCGACCATCGCGAAAGCTGGGAAAGTCCACCGCCACCAGGGGAATCAGCCTGAACCAGGGCTTGAGGCTTTCCACCTCATCGTCCGGGCCGATCCACACGGCGTCCCGGGCCGGGTGATGCTCGATGCGACGCATCAACCAGCGGCCCAGCGGCAGGATCAACGGGCCATCAGGCAATGGGTCCTCAAGCCCTCGTACCAGGTGCCAGGCGTCGTCCTCCACCAACTGGGCCTCGCCCTCGTGCAAACGCAGCAGGTTGTTCATGCCGGCACCTCCTCCTTGGGGTAGACCTTCTCCTTGAACGGCTCCAGGCCAATGCGCTGCAAGGTATCGATAAACGGCTCGTCGCTTTCGCGATAACGCACGAACGTGCCGATGATCCGCTCGATAACCTGGGGGATTTCCTCGGCGCTGAAGGACGGCCCGATCACCTTGCCCAGCGCACTGTCCTTGCCCTGGGCGCCACCCAGGGTGACCTGGAACCACTCCTGGCCATTCTTGTCGACCCCGAGGATGCCGATATTGCCGATGTGATGATGGCCGCAGGCGTTCATGCAACCGGAGATGTTCAGGCTGATGTCCCCCAGGTCGTGGACATAGTCCAGATTGTCGAAACGCTGCTGGATAGCCTGGGCGATGGGAATCGAGCGGGCATTGGCCAAGGCGCAGAAATCGCCCCCGGGGCAGGCGATGATGTCCGTCAGCAAGCCCGCATTGGCCATGCCCAGCCCGTTGTCGCACGCCAGTTGCCACAGCTCGTACAGCCGTGCCTTGGGCACATCCGGCAGGACGATGTTCTGCTCGTGGGCGATGCGGATTTCACCGAAGCCGAAGCGCTCGGACCAATCGGCCACCGCCTCCATCTGCAGCCCGGTGACATCTCCCGGCGGCGCCGCCATGCCCGGCTTGGTCGAAAGCACCGCACTGGCGTAACCCGGCACCTTGTGCGGCTGGACGTTATGCGTCACCCAGCGGGCAAAGGCCGGGGACTCGGCCAGGCGGCTGCCGTACTCCAGGTCGGTGTCCCCCAGGTGTTCATAGATAGGTGGCACGAAGGCACTGGCGACCCGCTGGAACTCGGCCTCGGTGAGCTGCGCCGGACCGTCCCTGAGGTGCTGCCACTCCTCCTCCACTTCCCGGGCGAAAGCCTCGATGCCCAGGGCCTTGACCAGGATCTTGATCCGCGCCTTGTACTTGTTGTCCCGCCGGCCATGGCGGTTGTAGACCCGCAGCACCGCCTCGACGTACGACAGCAGGTGTTGCCAGGGCAAGCCTTCGCGGATCTGCTGGCTGAGGATCGGCGTGCGCCCCAGGCCGCCGCCGACCATGACTCGCAGCAACATCTGGCCATCGGCGGCGCGATACAGGTAGAGGCCGATGTCATGCATCATGATCGCCGCACGATCCTCGTGCGCCGAACAGATAGCGATCTTGAACT
It contains:
- a CDS encoding MdtA/MuxA family multidrug efflux RND transporter periplasmic adaptor subunit yields the protein MVDHSMQSSATRNSRRWLFGLFVLLLVAGLCWKFWPAGSTHKEAAAQKAATGHTGRSGSMRPGFGGASGPIPVRVLPVTQGDFALYYKALGTVTALNTINVRSRVAGELVKVNFEEGQMVKAGDLLAQIDPRPYQNALLQAEGTLLQNQAQLKNAQIDLERYRGLYAQDSVAKQTLDNAVALVGQYQGTVKTNQAAVNDAKLNLEFTQIRAPIAGRLGLRQLDVGNLVAANDTTALVIITQTQPISVAFTLPENSLETVLNRYHGGAKLPVEAWDRGDVKLQASGVLQSLDNQIDTTTGTLKFKARFENRDQGLFPNQFVNVRLLADTLKNVVLAPSAAIQFGTNGTFVYAMDGDNKVKIRTLKVGASNGDSTVITEGLKAGDRVVMEGTDRLKDGSEVEVVNDAIDVPTTPTEHLQGQPAGSASATAPDAAPVAGKAQKAGA
- the tpx gene encoding thiol peroxidase, with the protein product MAQVTLKGNPVQVNGQLPQVGSKAPAFSLVGAGLADVSLASLAGKRKVLNIFPSVDTPTCATSVRKFNAQANDLANTVVLCISADLPFAQARFCGAEGLENVQNLSTLRGREFIENYGVAIADGPLAGLTARAVVVLDENDKVLHSELVKEIAEEPNYDAALAVLK
- a CDS encoding J domain-containing protein gives rise to the protein MSCWTLLGLPATSDTRSIKRHYAKLLKQTRPDEDPEGFQRLRDAYEQALEQAHWMTEAEGEDIPQPAPCLDDLPVLQAPAPLSPAQRVAPLLEGIRIEQLDQRHRQALEADCLLEFELGLLRHCVEHPEQSSQLLAWALGTFHWLTAWQRLELPEYLTDTLLQQCRQALEQPLREALEHQDAEAFTHVYAAHAQQDWLHSLDQRQWFNQCLATMLLESPYWSSEVFRAVCAGQGWQEGKDNACPPQAWQRLLERDEAPVFIARQRTLATQPPASPEQRAAYLLLAPISLGRRRAFARRLNEEDWASCRKLSSRLHADHPLLAAQMPGSTPFFWRDWEFAFNSWPMYLALFSACLAGALARYAPQSNSLGEIIGVTLFWSACFAASAALLHWLWQPLAHRLWARDHRLGSRLPSWLNPNQRLLPLRDLLPVAVLGPVLGYVCGPISALVYLAVLPSIALVRNIEFKHGMPWRQLAPWQRRLLGGLGCVLLAAGLLAIKLLGDYGTVTANQGLQQWSERLCARMPANAPDCAAPATRAQWYGREGTP
- a CDS encoding DUF3829 domain-containing protein, producing the protein MNPNWLFPIGLGLSLALFGLAGSSKQLGQIDLWLDHRDSPYTAQANALNPIIDCMNQVDVPWRAVHQAYLAEGKPRSAAPGAYDLRSQGGPDIDLAYRSSCSGDIGAKLRSLDPESPLLAATERYQQVLARFVALTGDAHLHRLGLGRRLDEAQLDERVRQLEIQAPDYLQASNAVRQLLQPQDIEHRPQQLQRLEQRLGRNVHWALLNYMIQARSTMDLLDHGIRQRTLTPAQLTQATQELRQAWDARQQFIGGIQDKDTREALYLWQLIAAPSQHYLQALDTLHRDWLQHAEPQRLSEDFHAVAQGYDQMLYHYNQLARSRY
- a CDS encoding DUF3313 domain-containing protein produces the protein MKLALTLGTLCLASLAVVGCSSHETRPEDYSGFLSDYSLLKQAKSPSGVQVMRWIDPQLKLDRYTSVYIEPTQFYPQPQPTVKIPQSTLSGITRYYDEALKRELGKSMSLATGPGPGVVVVRAAITAVSSKTEGLKPYEIIPIALVAAAVSTASGIRDQETTLGTEAAFLDGGSNRVIAEVVRKGTGKSLDNDTQVMQASDVKSVIDSWASDLHQSYVQLKNK
- a CDS encoding DUF934 domain-containing protein; amino-acid sequence: MNNLLRLHEGEAQLVEDDAWHLVRGLEDPLPDGPLILPLGRWLMRRIEHHPARDAVWIGPDDEVESLKPWFRLIPLVAVDFPSFRDGRGYSQAYLLRTRLGWSGELRAIGDVLRDQLSHMRQCGFDSFAVREDKCALDALKGLAGMSVLYGRSVIEPRPLFRRR
- a CDS encoding nitrite/sulfite reductase, yielding MYQYDDYDRALVFERVAQFRDQVERFMEGQLSEEEFLPLRLQNGLYLQKHAYMLRVAIPYGTLSARQMRTLAGIARDYDRGYGHFTTRQNLQFNWIELAQVPDILERLAAVEMHAIQTSGNCVRNITTEAFAGVAADELLDPRPLAEILRQWSTINPEFLFLPRKFKIAICSAHEDRAAIMMHDIGLYLYRAADGQMLLRVMVGGGLGRTPILSQQIREGLPWQHLLSYVEAVLRVYNRHGRRDNKYKARIKILVKALGIEAFAREVEEEWQHLRDGPAQLTEAEFQRVASAFVPPIYEHLGDTDLEYGSRLAESPAFARWVTHNVQPHKVPGYASAVLSTKPGMAAPPGDVTGLQMEAVADWSERFGFGEIRIAHEQNIVLPDVPKARLYELWQLACDNGLGMANAGLLTDIIACPGGDFCALANARSIPIAQAIQQRFDNLDYVHDLGDISLNISGCMNACGHHHIGNIGILGVDKNGQEWFQVTLGGAQGKDSALGKVIGPSFSAEEIPQVIERIIGTFVRYRESDEPFIDTLQRIGLEPFKEKVYPKEEVPA